aataataataatggtaataatgaggatgataatagtttaaatataaataataatgaggGAAAACGTTATAAACCCAAACCAACAATAACTATAACACCAATACAACATCATACTCCTCATCCACATACACCACCACACCATTCACGACCACCACATTCACAACGACCACCACCAACTCGTCCACCAAATACATTTTACCCAAGACCAACTAAAAGCCCATCATTACCAAACGAAAGTAGTgatccaaataaaaataataataataataataataataataataatacaagtagtagcagtagtagcagtagtagtagtaataataataatacagatACAGGAGATGTAATACCAATGGATAGTGGTGATAACTCAGAATCAATTGtatatgataatttattCTCAAAATCAATGAAACAAATTTTAGGAAATTCAAAAACTGATCCAATAACGGCTTatgtaaattataaatatgatttatttttaaatagataTAATATCAGTAgtggtaatgataatagtaatagtaatagtacaGATTTTAATAGTACAAAAAGTAATGGTTTAGAATattcttcatttttaaaagaatatatagaagaaagaaaaatcaattttttaaataataataataataataataataataataataataataataataataataataataataataataataataataataataataataataaaaataagaattttttatttaaaacatcaacaaatataaataataataataataatgaaaaaattaaattaaaagaaaataatttaaatttaaaaaatttaacaataatGAATAAGATTATAACGAATAGTAGTATAGAATCAAGTTCAATTTATAATAGTAGTTTAAGTGATTTTAGTAAGGTAAAGAATTGTACACTTTTCAATACGGAATTggttaatactattattgaaaatagtGTATTAGATAATTGTATCATTAGAAAATGTATCATTAGGAACAGTGTTTTAATCAATCGATCAATGATAACCAATGACACGTTCATTAGTAATAGCACCATTATTGGTGATAGTAAATTTAATAGTAGAGTTAATAACGCCACCATTACCAATCATTCAATAATATTGAATACTAAAATCAGTAGAACTATCATTAATGAAAAGTCAACTTTAAAATCttgtaaaattatatttagtaatttaaaaaatagtatcTTTCAAAATTCAGTGGTTTTCAATAGTTTAAATGCAAATTGCACTTTTGATAATACAACTGTAATTTTCGATAATTTCAATGGTGGTTCAAATGATGGACAGTTTGGTAATACAAACGATACTGATCACAACAACGATTataatgaagaagaggaagataATTACCTTTTTGATGACTATACTGATTGTTTCTCATCTGttgtttcaaattatttcaatagAGATATAATGCATAATATTGAACAAGTTAaacataattttataattgataataataataataatgatgatgataataatactgATCCATTATTTCCACCATCAGattcaacaaaaacaagaaattcaaattctacaacaacgacaacatcaacaacttcAGCATCAGAACCAACACCACCTCCACCTCCACCAATTCCcccaacatcaacatcaacatcaacatcatcaacatcatcaacatcaacatcatcaacattatcaacatcaacatcatcaacattatcaacatcaacatctaCATTAACATCATCAGAAACTAATGATTCAAATCAAGGTCCAGGACcatcaacaccaccaccaaaattACAatggaaaaaattaaaaattaaagttgatTATAGTTATTTAACAAAAGGATTTGAAAAATCTTGTAAAGTTCAAGGtcaaaagattattattggtaaagTTGATCAAAGTAtaccaattgaaaaacaGAGAAATTGTTCAagtgatattaaattaaattgtaattattattgtggtAAAAGTGATATATTGACAGATGACCTCATTGATTTCATAAAATATTCAGTTGTAACAGATATGGTTTCAATTTTTCAATCACTTTTATCAGTTCAATCTGGTCCAAAATTAGAGATTGATAGATTCATTTGGGGTACAACTGGTGGACAATGTACAGAGGGTATTAAAATCTCAAGAGAATATGTTGATAAGGGTATAGATGATTATAATTTCCTTTTGTATATAACAGcaataccaataccattAAGAAGTGCATTTGCCTATGGGTTGCCttgtaatttcaatttaaaaaatccatCTAAAAACATTCGTGGTAGACCATTGGTTGGTACGATTAATTTTCAACCAAAATCATTTCAAAGATTAATGAAATGCTCAAAAGATGTAAACGATCATGACTCTAGAAAACAATATAATACAGCTATAAAAATTGCAATGCATGAGATGGTGCATGTACTTGGTTTCTCTCCATTCTATTTCAATAGTTATATAGATCAAAATGGTAGAGCTCATGCAAGTGTAAACGTTACTAAAAGTATCGTTGGTGTTAATCCATCGAAAACCTCTGTCAAAAATGTGGTTGCCGTATTAATTACACCTCAATTAAACTATGtagttaataaatattacggttgttcaaataatgatacaGGTATTGAGTTGGAGAgtcatttaaatcaaaacttCCCACCCAATATGTTGGATGCTCATTTCTCATCTCGTATTGCCTATGGTGAATTAATGACTTCTGCTCGTAATCCTACAATGTCACTCTCTGTTTTAACTTTGGCATTACTTCAAGATATGGGTTGGTATCGTGTTGATACTTCAATTCCACAAGAATACTTTTGGGGTAAAAATCAAGGTTGTCAATTTCTAACAGGTAGATGTGAACAACGTAATCAAAACTATGGTCATCATTGTGATACTAAACCATTGGGTTGTTCAGTGGATCGTAGATCAATAAACAATTGTAGTTACAAAGATGTTGGTACCGTATTGGATCCTTACTATCAACATTTTTCAAATGCTAGATTCGGTGGTGATCCTGAAATGGAATATTGTACTGCCTATACTTCTTCCATGTCCATCGAATGTGCTACTGTTCTATCAAATGAAAGTAATTCAAGATGTTTTGatttcaaatattcaaattcaaataaccATTCTTTCCCTCAATGTATACCTCAACGTTgttatcaaaatattttacaaatattttataataatacttaTTTCAATTGTCCATTTGATGGTGGTTCTTTAAATcttggtaataatttaactGTTTTTTGTCCAgaatataatttcttttgttcAAATTTACTTTTACCTTCAATGttagtaagttttttttaatttatttattatttattatttaattaaattttaacatattaactttttttttttattttttattttttttttcaatagcAACAAGGAAGTGATTCTGGATCAACAAATTTCCAAGATTTTGATCCACCATTTTATAAAAGACATGCATTTTGGATACCACTATCTTTAGCAATTACTTTAACACTTGGtttgatatttttagttGTTTTCTATAGGAAAAAGTATCCACCAATTACAAAaacattgaaaatgaaatctCCAATTTCTGAATTcaacaatataaattcaaatgataaaagtTCTTTAAGGATGAAAAAGTTTAGTAAAGTAATAGAAGATGAAACTGtttaatttgataaaaaataaaaaaaagaaaaaaaaaaaaaaaaaaaatatctttttttttttttcctttttttaccaaaaataaaaatatctttttttaattttttttatttaaataaatatttttattttgttaaaaTTTCATAACCATCTTTTGTTACTAAAATTGTATGTTCAAATTGAGCAGACCAACCACCTTCTCTTGAGGAAACTGTCCATTTATCATCCCACATTTTCCATTCTGCATATGGAGATGTTGATTCAACTAAAACTGGTTCAATAGTAAAAATCATACCTTCTTTCATAACTGAATCAAATTCATTTGCACATTGGAATACAAAAGGTGCTGTATGGAAAAGTTGACCTATACCATGTCCTGTAAATTCTGGTGTTACACttaatgaatatttatttgcaactaatctatttttttttttaaaaaaaaaaaaaaaattaattaataatttaaagtttGGAAAAATTATaggtaaaaatattaattattttaaaatacttACTGAATctttttaccaattttattaaataaagcaCCATCTTTAACTTCACCAATTGCAGCATATAATGCTTTTTCTGTAGCTTCAATTAAACGTTTTGAAGAAGAATCAATTTCACCTACTGGAAAAGTTGCACAAGTATCACCATGATAACCATTATAATAGAGGGTTACATCAATTTTTACAATATCACCAAATTCCAAAGGTCTATCATCAGGAATACCATGACATAATACTTCATTTATTGAAGTGCAAATTGATTTTGGAAAACCTTTATATCCTAATGGTGATGGATAGGCACCACGGTCTATAATATTTTGATGAACTAATTTATCGATTTCATCAGTTGTAATACCTGGTCTGACTAATGTACCAGCATATTCTAAAACTTCTTTTGCCATTTTACCAACTACTCTCATATGTTCAATACTTTCTGCTGTATGAATTTCAATTGGATCATCTATTTCAAAATCTATAACTGGTTCACCTAAAAcatattttggttttttaatatgtGCTGGAATTAATGGTTGAGGTGAAACTATTCCGCctctaattaaattatctggATTTCTATAAAGTTTGGTTGTCAtttttcttctttcttttctatTCATTCCTTCCAATGGTGATGCTGTTTTCTTTGTTAATCTTTGTGATCTTACAAAATCTCTAATCTCTTCTGtttcattt
This region of Dictyostelium discoideum AX4 chromosome 3 chromosome, whole genome shotgun sequence genomic DNA includes:
- the map1d gene encoding methionine aminopeptidase — translated: MNKILKNIINKSSINNVFKTSFNGGISSSSSSSSSYLNNNNNIIKSYNVQQKQQQRYYSSFEDDLSPKKLKEKILENETEEIRDFVRSQRLTKKTASPLEGMNRKERRKMTTKLYRNPDNLIRGGIVSPQPLIPAHIKKPKYVLGEPVIDFEIDDPIEIHTAESIEHMRVVGKMAKEVLEYAGTLVRPGITTDEIDKLVHQNIIDRGAYPSPLGYKGFPKSICTSINEVLCHGIPDDRPLEFGDIVKIDVTLYYNGYHGDTCATFPVGEIDSSSKRLIEATEKALYAAIGEVKDGALFNKIGKKIQLVANKYSLSVTPEFTGHGIGQLFHTAPFVFQCANEFDSVMKEGMIFTIEPVLVESTSPYAEWKMWDDKWTVSSREGGWSAQFEHTILVTKDGYEILTK